In Mauremys reevesii isolate NIE-2019 linkage group 8, ASM1616193v1, whole genome shotgun sequence, a single genomic region encodes these proteins:
- the TEX38 gene encoding testis-expressed protein 38 isoform X3, which yields MIIPSSWLPLYFASLGLCYILTFSSMFFFHWKKVVQREQRAKAWVELMSSETFFPNAVVHWANKRAHYGIKAEVCTPESSASPKQNGKSFDRENTTGRDGAFFPSLTVHPDLP from the exons ATGATTATCCCCAGCA GTTGGCTGCCTCTCTACTTTGCAAGCCTAGGGCTATGTTACATCTTGACCTTCAGTAGCATGTTTTTCTTTCACTGGAAGAAAGTCGTCCAGCGGGAGCAACGTGCAAAAGCGTGGGTTGAGCTGATGAGCAGCGAAACATTCTTCCCCAATGCAGTAGTTCACTGGGCTAACAAGAGAGCTCATTATGGGATTAAAGCAGAGGTATGCACTCCTGAGTCCAGTGCCAGCCCAAAGCAAAATGGCAAAAGCTTTGACAGGGAGAACACCACAGGCAGGGATGGAGCTTTCTTCCCTTCCCTCACAG TGCATCCAGATCTTCCTTGA
- the TEX38 gene encoding testis-expressed protein 38 isoform X1, with the protein MIIPSSWLPLYFASLGLCYILTFSSMFFFHWKKVVQREQRAKAWVELMSSETFFPNAVVHWANKRAHYGIKAEVCTPESSASPKQNGKSFDRENTTGRDGAFFPSLTGESSYKLVFQELPWACSLASLPPLLHHSTSYPFSAIPSRTVPFSSLPDFVTLGNVRCHLSNGNSACEI; encoded by the exons ATGATTATCCCCAGCA GTTGGCTGCCTCTCTACTTTGCAAGCCTAGGGCTATGTTACATCTTGACCTTCAGTAGCATGTTTTTCTTTCACTGGAAGAAAGTCGTCCAGCGGGAGCAACGTGCAAAAGCGTGGGTTGAGCTGATGAGCAGCGAAACATTCTTCCCCAATGCAGTAGTTCACTGGGCTAACAAGAGAGCTCATTATGGGATTAAAGCAGAGGTATGCACTCCTGAGTCCAGTGCCAGCCCAAAGCAAAATGGCAAAAGCTTTGACAGGGAGAACACCACAGGCAGGGATGGAGCTTTCTTCCCTTCCCTCACAGGTGAGAGTTCATACAAACTGGTGTTTCAGGAGCTGCCATGGGCTTGTTCACTCGCCAGCCTGCCACCGCTGCTCCATCATTCAACCTCTTATCCTTTTTCAGCCATTCCATCAAGGACTGTTCCATTCAGCTCTCTTCCTGACTTCGTTACATTAGGAAATGTGAGATGCCACCTCAGTAATGGCAACTCTGCTTGTGAGATATAA
- the TEX38 gene encoding testis-expressed protein 38 isoform X2 — MIIPSSWLPLYFASLGLCYILTFSSMFFFHWKKVVQREQRAKAWVELMSSETFFPNAVVHWANKRAHYGIKAEVCTPESSASPKQNGKSFDRENTTGRDGAFFPSLTAIPSRTVPFSSLPDFVTLGNVRCHLSNGNSACEI, encoded by the exons ATGATTATCCCCAGCA GTTGGCTGCCTCTCTACTTTGCAAGCCTAGGGCTATGTTACATCTTGACCTTCAGTAGCATGTTTTTCTTTCACTGGAAGAAAGTCGTCCAGCGGGAGCAACGTGCAAAAGCGTGGGTTGAGCTGATGAGCAGCGAAACATTCTTCCCCAATGCAGTAGTTCACTGGGCTAACAAGAGAGCTCATTATGGGATTAAAGCAGAGGTATGCACTCCTGAGTCCAGTGCCAGCCCAAAGCAAAATGGCAAAAGCTTTGACAGGGAGAACACCACAGGCAGGGATGGAGCTTTCTTCCCTTCCCTCACAG CCATTCCATCAAGGACTGTTCCATTCAGCTCTCTTCCTGACTTCGTTACATTAGGAAATGTGAGATGCCACCTCAGTAATGGCAACTCTGCTTGTGAGATATAA